The following proteins are encoded in a genomic region of Galbibacter sp. BG1:
- the thiS gene encoding sulfur carrier protein ThiS: protein MITVNVNNTEHTFEKELNAKELLAYLNISANGVAVALNNSVLPKSKWEEPLENNANILIIKATQGG from the coding sequence ATGATCACTGTAAACGTAAACAACACCGAACATACTTTTGAAAAAGAATTGAATGCAAAAGAACTTTTGGCATATTTAAATATTTCTGCCAACGGAGTAGCTGTAGCACTTAATAATAGCGTTTTGCCCAAATCTAAATGGGAAGAACCGCTGGAAAACAATGCTAACATTCTAATAATTAAAGCAACCCAAGGTGGATGA
- the rpmF gene encoding 50S ribosomal protein L32, which produces MAHPKRRQSSTRRDKRRTHYKATTPQIATDPTTGEAHVYHRAHWHEGKLYYRGQVLIDNTTEEVA; this is translated from the coding sequence ATGGCACATCCTAAAAGAAGACAGTCTAGCACTAGAAGAGATAAGAGAAGAACGCACTACAAAGCTACGACTCCTCAAATCGCTACCGACCCAACAACGGGTGAAGCGCATGTGTATCACAGAGCTCATTGGCACGAAGGTAAACTATACTACCGCGGGCAAGTTCTTATCGATAACACAACGGAAGAAGTAGCCTAA
- the thiC gene encoding phosphomethylpyrimidine synthase ThiC, giving the protein MKTENSASNTHISREPFPNSNKIYVYGNIHKDVKVPMRQITLSDTVDKFNGTTEKNEPVLVYDTSGPYTDPNAEIDVRKGLKPIRAKWIEERGDVEQLSGLSSAYGNERLNNKKLDELRFKHTKNPMRAKAGKNVTQMHYARKGIITPEMEFIAIRENQKLQQIKEIAPQHAGESFGASIPKEITPEFVRQEVASGRAVIPCNINHPESEPMIIGRNFLVKINANIGNSAVTSSIEEEVEKAVWACRWGADNIMDLSTGKNIHETREWILRNSPVPIGTVPIYQALEKVNGKAEDLTWEIFRDTLIEQAEQGVDYFTIHAGVRLQYVPHTAKRVTGIVSRGGSIMAKWCLAHHKESFLYTHFEEICEIMKAYDVSFSLGDGLRPGSIADANDYAQFAELETLGELTKIAWKHDVQTFIEGPGHIPMHMIKENMDKQLKECGEAPFYTLGPLTTDIAPGYDHITSGIGAAMIGWYGCAMLCYVTPKEHLGLPNKEDVKTGVITYKIAAHAADLAKGHPGAQHRDNAMSKARFEFRWEDQFNLALDPDTARAYHDETLPSDNAKVAHFCSMCGPNFCSMKITQDVRNYAKENGLDSHEAIEEGMKKKAEEFKEKGSEVYL; this is encoded by the coding sequence ATGAAAACTGAAAATTCTGCATCAAACACACACATCAGCAGGGAACCTTTTCCCAATTCCAATAAAATTTATGTCTATGGAAACATCCATAAAGATGTAAAAGTGCCTATGCGCCAAATTACGCTTAGCGATACTGTAGATAAATTTAACGGCACCACTGAAAAAAACGAACCGGTTCTCGTTTATGATACCAGTGGCCCTTACACCGATCCAAATGCTGAAATAGATGTTCGAAAAGGATTAAAACCCATTCGCGCCAAATGGATTGAGGAGCGCGGCGATGTAGAACAGTTAAGCGGACTATCATCAGCGTACGGAAACGAGCGATTAAACAACAAAAAACTGGACGAATTGCGTTTTAAGCACACGAAAAATCCGATGCGTGCCAAAGCGGGTAAAAATGTAACCCAAATGCATTACGCTCGAAAGGGGATTATCACGCCGGAAATGGAATTTATTGCCATTCGTGAAAATCAAAAGTTGCAACAGATAAAGGAAATTGCTCCCCAACATGCGGGTGAAAGTTTTGGAGCTTCTATTCCGAAAGAAATTACTCCCGAATTCGTGCGACAGGAAGTGGCCAGTGGTCGCGCGGTAATTCCGTGTAACATCAATCACCCCGAAAGCGAACCCATGATAATTGGGCGCAACTTTTTGGTGAAAATTAATGCTAATATTGGGAATTCTGCGGTTACCTCTTCCATTGAAGAAGAAGTAGAAAAAGCTGTTTGGGCTTGCCGTTGGGGCGCCGATAATATTATGGATCTTTCCACAGGAAAAAACATCCATGAAACCCGCGAATGGATTTTAAGAAATTCACCTGTTCCTATTGGTACTGTTCCTATTTATCAAGCGTTGGAAAAAGTAAACGGTAAGGCCGAAGACCTAACTTGGGAAATTTTTAGGGACACACTTATCGAGCAAGCCGAACAAGGAGTCGATTATTTTACCATTCATGCAGGGGTTCGCTTGCAATACGTACCGCATACCGCCAAACGTGTTACAGGAATTGTTTCCCGTGGCGGTTCCATTATGGCAAAATGGTGTTTGGCACATCACAAAGAGAGCTTTTTATATACTCATTTTGAAGAAATCTGCGAAATTATGAAAGCCTACGACGTGTCTTTTTCGTTAGGCGACGGACTCCGTCCAGGAAGTATCGCCGATGCCAATGATTATGCACAGTTTGCAGAATTGGAAACCTTAGGTGAGCTCACTAAAATTGCGTGGAAACACGACGTACAAACATTTATCGAAGGTCCAGGGCACATCCCCATGCACATGATCAAGGAAAATATGGACAAACAGTTAAAAGAATGTGGCGAAGCACCTTTTTATACACTCGGGCCGTTAACCACCGATATCGCCCCTGGCTATGACCATATTACCAGCGGAATAGGTGCCGCCATGATTGGTTGGTACGGTTGCGCCATGCTTTGCTATGTAACTCCAAAGGAACATTTAGGTTTACCAAACAAAGAAGATGTAAAAACAGGTGTTATTACCTATAAAATAGCTGCTCACGCTGCCGATTTGGCGAAGGGACACCCAGGTGCTCAACATCGTGATAATGCTATGAGTAAGGCTCGTTTTGAATTCCGATGGGAAGATCAATTTAATTTGGCGCTTGACCCTGATACGGCGCGTGCTTACCACGACGAAACACTCCCTTCGGACAACGCAAAAGTGGCTCATTTTTGCTCCATGTGTGGTCCAAATTTCTGTTCGATGAAAATCACGCAGGATGTACGGAATTACGCCAAAGAAAACGGATTGGATTCCCATGAGGCAATTGAAGAAGGAATGAAGAAAAAAGCAGAGGAATTCAAAGAAAAAGGAAGCGAAGTGTATTTATAA
- a CDS encoding thiamine phosphate synthase, with amino-acid sequence MLIVITREENTEDEVAVLKSLFENGLQTLHVRKPFMSKTDLEKWLLNFSEMHHQKMMLHQHHELCEIFKIKGVHLTEKQRSTLENRKVYIEKFQKKGKMVSTGFHTVAELEKEGSIYDYCFLSPIFNSISKENYVGKQFNINGLHQKIVALGGIDSSKITEVKKLGFSGVAVLGHIWKSKNAVKSYVQMKKKYEEVFKI; translated from the coding sequence ATGCTGATCGTAATCACTCGGGAAGAAAACACGGAAGATGAAGTTGCTGTTTTGAAGTCGCTTTTTGAAAATGGCTTGCAAACCCTACATGTTCGTAAACCTTTTATGAGCAAAACTGACCTAGAAAAGTGGTTATTGAATTTCAGTGAAATGCATCATCAAAAAATGATGCTGCATCAACATCATGAACTGTGCGAAATTTTTAAGATTAAAGGAGTCCATTTAACCGAAAAACAAAGAAGCACGCTGGAGAACCGTAAAGTTTATATTGAAAAGTTTCAGAAGAAAGGAAAAATGGTGAGCACGGGTTTTCATACAGTTGCTGAATTAGAAAAAGAAGGAAGCATATATGATTACTGTTTTTTGAGTCCGATTTTCAATTCCATTTCCAAGGAAAATTATGTAGGAAAGCAATTCAACATAAACGGTTTGCATCAAAAAATTGTAGCGCTTGGAGGCATCGATAGTTCCAAAATAACGGAAGTCAAAAAACTTGGGTTTAGCGGTGTCGCCGTGCTGGGACATATTTGGAAATCAAAAAATGCAGTAAAATCATATGTTCAAATGAAGAAAAAATATGAGGAAGTCTTTAAAATATGA
- a CDS encoding DUF456 domain-containing protein has product MDVLLVTIGFVCIIIGFFGSFLPILPGAPISWVGLLLLYLTKAIPTNWWMLGITLFVAIAIIVLDYLIPIAGTKRFGGSRAGIIGTTVGLVVSIIFPVLGLFGVVVWPFVGAFVGELINKADRKTALRAAFGSFLGFLTGTFLKFVVAVIFSIIFMFKVWEYRSVLFL; this is encoded by the coding sequence ATGGACGTTTTATTGGTAACCATAGGTTTTGTATGTATTATAATTGGGTTTTTTGGCAGCTTTTTACCTATTTTACCGGGTGCCCCCATAAGTTGGGTTGGTTTATTATTGCTGTACCTTACCAAGGCAATTCCCACTAACTGGTGGATGTTGGGGATTACTTTGTTTGTAGCCATAGCCATTATAGTTTTAGATTACCTCATCCCCATTGCCGGCACCAAGCGTTTTGGTGGAAGCCGGGCGGGAATTATTGGCACCACGGTAGGATTGGTCGTTTCCATTATATTTCCTGTTTTGGGACTTTTTGGGGTAGTCGTTTGGCCATTTGTGGGAGCATTCGTAGGTGAGCTTATTAATAAAGCTGATAGAAAAACCGCGCTACGTGCAGCTTTTGGATCATTTCTTGGTTTCCTAACAGGAACTTTTTTAAAGTTTGTAGTTGCTGTTATCTTTTCTATTATTTTTATGTTTAAAGTTTGGGAGTACAGGTCCGTTTTGTTTCTTTAA
- a CDS encoding YceD family protein, with protein MKKFKEFDIPFVGLKQGKHQFDFEINKKFFDAFEFEEFNDANVHVDLVLDKKSSMLELTFKSKGTVNVYCDLSNEPYDQEIKGKLHLLVKFGDEYNDENEEVLIIPHGEYQINVAQYIYEMIVLSVPNKRIHPGVKDGTLSTEILEKLEAFQPKEEKENNDGETDPRWDQLKKLLTDK; from the coding sequence ATGAAGAAGTTTAAGGAGTTTGACATCCCTTTTGTAGGATTAAAACAAGGAAAACACCAGTTCGACTTTGAAATTAACAAAAAGTTCTTTGATGCTTTTGAGTTTGAAGAGTTTAACGATGCCAATGTGCATGTGGACTTAGTTCTGGACAAAAAAAGCAGTATGTTGGAGTTGACTTTTAAAAGTAAAGGCACCGTAAATGTTTATTGCGACTTGTCCAATGAGCCTTACGATCAAGAAATAAAAGGTAAACTTCATCTATTGGTAAAGTTTGGAGACGAATACAACGATGAGAACGAAGAGGTTCTTATAATTCCCCATGGGGAATATCAAATAAATGTGGCACAATACATTTATGAGATGATTGTACTTTCGGTTCCTAATAAAAGAATTCATCCTGGAGTTAAGGATGGCACTTTATCAACAGAAATTTTAGAGAAACTGGAAGCGTTTCAACCAAAAGAAGAAAAAGAAAATAACGACGGAGAAACAGATCCAAGATGGGATCAATTGAAAAAACTATTAACGGATAAATAA
- a CDS encoding hydroxymethylpyrimidine/phosphomethylpyrimidine kinase → MRFSINNKPFVLTIAGFDPCGGAGLLADIKTIEANGCYGLAVQTANTIQTEDSFLECLWEDNSFILKQLKTLLERYEISAVKIGIVQNKTILLEILQLLKTYIQNAPVVLDPVLKSSSGYDFHYEALLSEEILKNITVLTPNYDEILQLSEEENLNIKITSIVKHTNLFLKGGHHPSEKGKDTLYLFNGQKFDFYPSEEKIYEKHGSGCILSAAMASYLANGETLENACEKAKKYTEKALRSNFTKLAYHL, encoded by the coding sequence ATGAGATTTTCAATCAACAATAAGCCATTTGTACTTACTATCGCCGGTTTTGATCCCTGCGGAGGCGCCGGATTGTTAGCCGACATCAAAACTATTGAGGCCAATGGTTGCTACGGATTGGCGGTACAAACAGCCAATACCATTCAAACGGAGGATTCTTTTTTGGAGTGCCTTTGGGAGGATAATTCGTTTATCTTAAAACAACTTAAAACATTGTTAGAACGATATGAAATTTCAGCGGTTAAAATTGGTATTGTTCAAAACAAGACCATTTTACTTGAAATTCTTCAGTTGTTAAAAACGTATATCCAAAACGCTCCTGTTGTTTTAGATCCAGTTTTAAAATCGAGTAGTGGATACGATTTTCATTATGAAGCTTTACTTTCCGAAGAAATACTGAAAAACATAACTGTTCTAACTCCAAATTATGATGAAATACTTCAGCTTTCAGAAGAAGAAAATTTAAATATAAAAATTACATCAATAGTAAAACATACCAATCTTTTTCTGAAAGGCGGGCATCACCCATCTGAAAAAGGAAAAGATACTTTGTATTTGTTTAACGGGCAAAAATTTGATTTTTATCCTTCCGAAGAAAAGATATATGAAAAACATGGGAGTGGGTGCATTTTATCAGCGGCTATGGCAAGCTATTTAGCCAACGGTGAAACACTGGAAAATGCTTGTGAAAAGGCTAAAAAATATACCGAAAAGGCATTACGCTCTAATTTTACGAAACTAGCATATCATTTATGA